One window of the Xenopus tropicalis strain Nigerian chromosome 10, UCB_Xtro_10.0, whole genome shotgun sequence genome contains the following:
- the myl9 gene encoding myosin regulatory light polypeptide 9 isoform X1: MSSKKTKAKTSKKRPQRATSNVFAMFDQSQIQEFKEAFNMIDQNRDGFIDKEDLHDMLASMGKNPTDEYLEGMMSEAPGPINFTMFLTMFGEKLNGTDPEDVIRNAFACFDEEASGFINEDHLRELLTTMGDRFTDEEVDEMYREAPIDKKGNFNYVEFTRILKHGAKEKDD, translated from the exons ATGTCCAgcaagaaaaccaaagcaaagaccAGCAAGAAGCGTCCACAGAGGGCGACTTCCAATGTGTTCGCTATGTTCGACCAGTCCCAGATACAGGAGTTTAAGGAAGCCTTCAACATGATTGACCAGAATCGAGATGGCTTTATTGACAAGGAAGATCTACATGATATGCTGGCCTCTATGG GTAAAAACCCCACTGATGAATATCTGGAAGGAATGATGAGCGAAGCCCCAGGACCCATCAACTTCACTATGTTCCTAACAATGTTTGGAGAGAAACTGAACGGCACAGACCCCGAGGATGTCATCAGGAACGCCTTTGCCTGCTTTGATGAGGAGGCGTCAG GATTTATCAATGAAGACCACTTGCGAGAGCTCCTCACTACGATGGGAGACCGCTTCACAGACGAGGAGGTGGATGAGATGTATAGAGAGGCCCCAATTGACAAGAAAGGCAACTTCAACTATGTGGAATTTACCCGTATCCTGAAACACGGGGCCAAGGAAAAAGACGACTAG